Part of the Nostoc sp. ATCC 53789 genome, GCAGGCTCAACACTTGCAGGTATAGGGAACACCTGATAATCAACATTAGACTTCATGATGTAAGTCCAAGGCCCTGTGATTTGCATCGCAACCCGGCCCGTGATAAAAGCATCCTCTTCATAACCACGTTCTGGAGGCGAAAGCATTACTGATCCATCTTTTATGAGGTTTTGCCAGAATTGCAAAGCACTAATAGCTGCCTGATTCGTTAAATTCGGACGGTTATTTGTCACTACCTCGCCGCCAGCACCCAATAAAAAAGGAAACCAACTAAAGACAGTCCATTCTCCCTTTCCTAAAGGCAGCAACATTCCGTACTGTTCAGGTTTATTATCACCATTCCGGTCTATGGTCAATTTTTTGGCGACTTCCCTTAACTCTTCCCAAGTTTTAGGAATTTGCGTAATTCCCGCAGCTTGAAAAAGTTTAGGTCGGTAAAAAATCCCTAAATTGCTCGTGTAAAGTGGAATTGACCAAAGATGACCGTCTAATTTTAATTCCTCCAATAGGTTGGGGCTAATTTCCGACTTCAATGGCAATTTGTCCAGCCATTCTTCTAAAGGTCGAATTGCCCCTAGTTCCATAAACTGACCTGTCAATTGAGGATCGAATGACAGAATATCTGGAGGTGTATTGCCCACAACTGCTGTTAATATCTTTGGCAATTGGGGTTGACCTATGAAGATAGATTCTACTTGGATATCAGTATGAGTTTGATTAAATTTATTTACTAGTTTGTTAAACACATCCCGATTAGCAGGAGGATTTACTGATTGCCATAAACTCAGATTAATTACTCTATCATTATTCTGGAATGTCCCCTGACAACCATATAAGAACATTAAAAATATACTCAGAATAATTCCTACCAGCGAAAACCGCCAAGCAGAATGGGTCGTCTGGCGGAAAGTTTTTTGAATTTGGGATTTAAAAAGAGTAAATTTCATGCCAAGTAGTTAATCAATTGCATTATCGGAAGGATGAAAAGTAAAATATATAATTATGAAGAATAAAGGATAATTGAAGACTTCATAGATAAATTAATAATGAAACTAAAAACTCCGTATGTAAGTATTTATGTTTATATATTTAATCTATTTTTATATGTGTTGAGTATCTATCAATTTACTCTTTTTAAAATACACCATAGTGTAGGCAATTTGATGAAGGTTAAATTGCTTACCTCTCAAATGTTCAAACTCATGTAAAGCTTTCTGATCCCGATTACCTGTGAGGTTTGTCAGACTTTGCGACTAAGATCAAAATGTGACCAACCTTGATTTTGTGCAGTTTCAGAAATAATTGGTATAATAATTTTTTCAATAACCGTAGTTACTCATCAGCATTATAATTATACCATTAGCGAGAACGCTGTCATAGAGAGTATTTGGGTTGTTTTATCCAAAATATTGAATCTCTAGCTGATGTATGGTAATTTTACACGTAAGAGTTGAGGTCAGTTTTGTAACTAAACTCTGAGGTAAGAGAACTATTAAGCATCGACCTCTATCACAGTATCTGCTTGGTAGCTTACAGAAGAACTATTCATAGACTCTTCTGTATTCAGCTTTTATTTATAAGTGACTTATGACTCTTCATTTATAGACTAGCTGGGCAACTAAGTTGAATAAATAGTTATGCCTAAATAAGGACAGTAGTAAGCATGAACTCCCAAGATAAGGTTTTACAAACCAGCCTGACTGACAATATTGACTATCCTGAATTCTGTTTAAAAGCTAGCTTGGATTCTTCCATATTTAAAGATTTTCGTCGCAATGAAATATACAAGATCGCATTAGAACACGACGACTTTGGTCAAGGCTTAGAGTATCTGGAAGCAACCAAAAATTCTTCCTCTAAGGTATTGAGTAAGATTAATGAATTTCTTAAAAATGATCGGATTGGTAATCCTATAGTTTTTGATTACGAGGGCATTGGTACAATCGCACCACCTACCCTGCGATACATAAAAATTCTGTCAGATTTGGAATCCGAATTTGGCACTCTAGACAACTTAAATATATGTGAAATCGGAGTTGGTTATGGAGGGCTATGTAGGATTGTCAGTAGTTATTTTAAGGTAAAAACCTATACGTTGGTTGATCTAAAACCAGTGCTAATGCTAGCTCAAAGATATTTAGATCATTACCCATTAAACACGACGATAGTCTATAAGACAATGAATGAATTACCTAAAGAGAATTATGATCTTGTAATTAGCAATTATGCCTTCACGGAACTGAG contains:
- a CDS encoding ABC transporter substrate-binding protein, whose translation is MKFTLFKSQIQKTFRQTTHSAWRFSLVGIILSIFLMFLYGCQGTFQNNDRVINLSLWQSVNPPANRDVFNKLVNKFNQTHTDIQVESIFIGQPQLPKILTAVVGNTPPDILSFDPQLTGQFMELGAIRPLEEWLDKLPLKSEISPNLLEELKLDGHLWSIPLYTSNLGIFYRPKLFQAAGITQIPKTWEELREVAKKLTIDRNGDNKPEQYGMLLPLGKGEWTVFSWFPFLLGAGGEVVTNNRPNLTNQAAISALQFWQNLIKDGSVMLSPPERGYEEDAFITGRVAMQITGPWTYIMKSNVDYQVFPIPASVEPATVTATGILYLMKTTPAREKAALKFLEYVLSEDFQKEWSVGTGFLPVNIKAGQSEAFKEFISKKPVLKVFMEQISVALPRPIIAGYSRLSDSLGRAIEATLLGESAEKALKAAQERLELIWDDK
- a CDS encoding putative sugar O-methyltransferase — translated: MNSQDKVLQTSLTDNIDYPEFCLKASLDSSIFKDFRRNEIYKIALEHDDFGQGLEYLEATKNSSSKVLSKINEFLKNDRIGNPIVFDYEGIGTIAPPTLRYIKILSDLESEFGTLDNLNICEIGVGYGGLCRIVSSYFKVKTYTLVDLKPVLMLAQRYLDHYPLNTTIVYKTMNELPKENYDLVISNYAFTELRREIQDIYLEKVFLSATKGYITYNEINPEDFNSYTKEELIKIIPTIRVNKEVGILDPEDCTLVW